The Stenotrophomonas sp. ASS1 genome segment CGAAGCCGATGCCGGGCAGCAGCGCGGCAACCGGCAGCAGCAGGGCGATGAGGGCGACGCCCCAACCCAAGCCGTCATTGCCAACGGGGGCGTGCTGCGAGCCGGCCAGCAGTCGGTCCACGCTGAGTGCGCCGCCGCCGTTGAGGATCAGTGGTAGCAGCATGGCCAGGAACAGCAGCGGCAGCTTGAAGTTGCCGTAGCCCTGGTCGGTGATCGCATAGCCCTGCCAGAGTTCGCCCAGGCCGTTCCATTGGTCGGGCCAGTGCACGGCGGCGATGGCGACCACGGTCAGCACCCAGAACACATAAGCCACCGAGCGCGTGGCCAGGCCGAGCAGCAGCATCACCGCACCCACCAGTTCCAGCCAGGTGGCCAGCTGCCAGTTCAGTGATGCGGGCAGGGTGGAGAACGGGAACGGGAAGCGACCTTCCAGGTCGGCGAACCAGTTCTGGCCGCCCAGCTTTTCGCGGCCGGATTCAAAGAACTCCCAGGCCAGCAGGGTGCGCAGCGCCAATGGCGAAAGCCAGCGGCCGACGGCGTCCAGGCGGGGGGTGTACACGGAAGAGGCGGTGCTGATCATGGTGGTGTCCTGCGGGCCAGTGGTCGATGGAGGCCATTTCAGGCGGCGCAGGTATCGGCAACGTGTGCCGTTGCCCGGGGTTTTGTCAGCGACTGTGGCCGCGGCCGGGGTTTCGTACAGTCAGATACAAAGACGATGCGTTGGTGCACATCGGGGCCTTGCACGCCCGCGTGCGGGGAGCGATATCCACCCGTTAGCGCCCAGCCAGGACCGGCGCCCGAATGTATCCCACTGTAGAAACCCGCCTGCGCCCTACAGTCCGGTACAACTCCGTGCCGCGGCGAAACAGCGCCGATACACCGGCAGGCGGAAATGGCCGCTCCCAACACCGGAGTGCCACTCATGATCCGTACCACGTTGCTTGCCGCCGCTCTCGCCCTTGCCGGCGCCGCCGCCCCGGCCTTCGCTGCCCAGGTCGACGCCGGCGCGCCGCCCACCATCATCCTGGTGCACGGCGCGTTCGCCGATGGCTCCAGCTGGAGCAAGGTCATCAGTACCCTGCATGACTGGAAGCTGCCGGCGGTGGCCGTACAGAATCCGCTCACTTCGCTGGCCGACGATGTTGCCGCCACCCGCCGTGCGATTGCCGCTGCACCCGGCAAGGTGGTGCTGGTCGGCCACAGCTGGGGCGGCACGGTCATCACCGAAGCGGGCGATGACCCGAAGGTGCAGGCGCTGGTGTACGTGGCCGCGTTCGCACCGGATGCCGGGCAGTCATCGGCACAGCAGGGCGAGGGCTTCCCGGTCGGTCCGGGCCTGGCCCGACTGCAGGAGAGGGATGGCTACCTGACCTTGCCTGCCGATGCGATCGCCCAGGACTTCGCGCCGGACGTGATGAAGAAGTCGGCTGCGCTGCTGTACAGCACCCAGGTCCCGTTGAAGGCCAGCGCGCTGGGCGAGGTGGTGAACGTTGCGGCGTGGCGCAGCAAGCCGAGCTGGTACGTGCTCAGCCGCGATGACCGCATGCTGTCGCCGCAGCTGCAGGCCGCCACCGCACGCCGCATCGGCGCACAGCTGCAGTCGATCGGCAGCAGCCACGTGTCGCTGCTTTCGCATCCGGCGCAGGTGGCCGACAGCATCCTGGAGGCGGCAGGCGTGAAGCCGGCCGAACTGCCGCTGGCCGAGCAGGGGGGCTGAGCGATGGCCGCACTGCGAGGGTATGCACTGCCCCTGCTGCTGGGCCTGCTGGGTGGAGCGGCGTTGCTGCCGGCCTGGCCCAGCGCCGAGGCCGGCGCGCAGCCACTCGACGCAGCACCGAAGGCGGGGTTCGGCGATGGCGGGCCCTGGCACAACAGCCCACCGATGACACTGAAGCAGTTGCAGGGGCAGGTGGTACTGGTCGAGTTCTGGACCTACACCTGCAGCAACTGCCTCAACGTGGCGCCATACGTCCACCAGTGGCATGCACGCTACGCGTCGCAGGGCCTGAGGGTGATCGGCGTGCATACGCCCGAGTTCGCCTATGAAGGGCTGCCCGGCAACGTGCGCAAGGCCATCGCACGGTTGGATATCACCTGGCCGGTGGTGCAGGACAACCAGTACCGGATCTGGAACGCGTGGGGCAACCGCTTCTGGCCCGCGCTGTACCTGCTCGACCGGCAGGGGCGGGTGGTCTACCGCCATTACGGCGAGGGCGACTACGCACGCACCGAAAGCGAGATCCAGCGCCAGCTGGCCAGCCCCTGAGCCGCGCTACCATGGCCGCGCCGCGCGGCGCTGTCCCCCTGCCTTCATCGAGAACGCAATGAACCCTGTACCGCACATCCTGGTCGTCGACGATGACAGCGATATCCGCCAGATGCTGGCCGACTACCTGCAACGCAACGGCCTGCGCGTGAGCCAGGCCGACGGTGGCCGGGCCATGCGCGCGCTGATGGATACCCATGCCGTGGATCTGGTGGTGCTGGACGTGATGATGCCAGGCGAGGACGGCCTGAGCCTGTGCCGCAACCTGCGCGCCGGCAAGCATCGTGCGGTGCCGGTGGTGCTGCTGACCGCCCGCGACGACGAGACCGACCGCATCATCGGCCTGGAAATGGGCGCTGACGACTACGTGACCAAGCCCTTTTCCTCGCGCGAACTGCTGGCACGCATCAACGCGGTGATCCGTCGCACCCGGATGCTGCCGCCGAACCTGCAGGTGAGCGAAGCCGGTCGCCAACTGGCCTTCGGTGCCTGGCGCCTGGATACCACCGCGCGCCATCTGCTGGATGCGCAGGACACCGCGTATCCGCTCAGTGGTGCCGAGTTCCGCCTGTTGCGCGTGTTCCTCGATCACGCCAATCGGGTGCTCAGCCGTGACCAGCTGCTCAGCCTCACCCAGGGCCGCGATGCCGAACTGTTCGACCGCTCGATCGACCTGTTGGTCAGCCGCGTGCGGCAGCGCCTGGGTGACGACGCACGCGAGCCGACCTACATCAAGACCGTGCGCAGCGAAGGCTATGTGTTCAGCGTGCCGGTGCAGTTGCTGGGGCCGGACGAATGAACACCACCGCACGCCGTCCACGCTGGCCGCGCACGCTGTCGGCGCGGCTGCTGCTGGTGTTGCTGGGCGGACTGGCCCTGGCCCACGCACTGTCCTTCGGCCTGCTGTTCTTCGAACGCTACCAGTCCACCCGCAGCATGATGCTGCGCAACCTCGACGAGGATGTGGCGGTGAGTGTCGCGCTGCTGGAGCACCTGCCTGTGGCGCAGCGTGAGGCCTGGGTGCCGCGGCTGGAGCGGCGCACCTACCGCTACCTGCTGCGCCCGGCTTCGGCCGGGCCGGGGCTGCAGACCGATCGTGCACGCCAGGTCACGGCGATCATCGACGACAGCCTGCAGCACCGCTATCCGTTGCAGGCGCGCCAGGTGGCTCGCCTGCCGGAGCGGTTCGAGGTGGAACTGCGCCTGCACGACGGCACACCCTTGACCATTGAAGTCACTCCGTCGGGCCTGCCGCTGGCACGTTGGCTGCCCGCCGTGCTGCTGGTGCAGCTGGCGCTGCTGCTGGTGTGCGCGTGGTTGGCGGTGCGCCTGGCCATGCGCCCGCTGCAGCAGCTGTCGCATGCGGTGGAGCATCTGCAGCCGGGCAAGGACGGGCCGGCACTGCCTGAAGATGGTCCTGCGGAAGTAGGCGGTGCGGCGGCCGCACTCAACGCGCTGCAGGCACGCATTCGTGGCCATGTCAGTGAGCGCCTGCAGATCCTGGCCGCGATCTCGCACGACCTGCAGACCCCCATCACGCGCATGAAGCTCCGGGTGGAGACCCTGCCTGAAGACAGCACCCAGCAGCGGCTGCTGGCCGACCTCGACCACCTGGGGCAACTGGTGCGTGAGGGCGTGGCCTATGCGCGCAGCAGCCACGTCGCCAGTGGCGCGCCGGTGTCGATGGACCTGGGCGCGTTCCTGGCCAGTGTGGTCGGCGATTACGAGGACATGGGCAAGCCGGTCAGTGGTGGTGCGCCCGCTGGACTGGTCGTGCAGACCTGGCCGCAGCCGCTGCGCCGGGTGGTCGGCAATCTGGTCGACAACGCGTTGCGCTACGCCGGTGCCGCCGAGATCGAGGCGGGCCGCGATGAGGCCGGAAGGGTGTGGATCGGAATTTCCGACCGTGGCCCCGGCATTCCCGAGGGCCAGCTGCAGGCAGTGCTGGCGCCGTTCCACCGGCTGGAAAGCTCGCGCAATCGCGATACCGGCGGGACCGGCCTGGGCCTGGCCATCGCGGTGCAGCTGGCGCAGTCGCTGGGCGGCTCGCTGCGGTTGCACAACCGCGAGGGGGGCGGCCTGCGGGCGGAGCTGCAGCTGCCGGGGTAACCGGCGGAGTCAGATCCGTTTGCCGCAGCAAAGGGATCTGACCCCGACGCGAGAGCATCCACGCATGGCGTGGATCTACGGCATTCCTGCACCACCCCGGGATCGGCGATCATCCGCAGCGAGTGTTGAAACCAGGGAGCACCACGCAATGCAGGGAGCGCATCATTCAATCCGGCGTCCGCGCCACGTCGCGCTGCTGGTTGGTCTGCTCGCGCTGGCGGCATGCCAGCGCACAACGGATGCGCCGACCGGAGCACCCGCAGCGGGCACACCGCTTGCCGCCCCGGCCATGGCAGAAGACCTCTCTCCGCTGCTCGATGCGCTGCCGAGCTGCGCGCTGGACGGCTGGTACATCGACGTTCAGACCGATCGCCCGGCACATCCCTGGCTGGCCACGAATGCGCCGAAGCCCTGCAAGGTGGACGAAGAGAGCGAGATCGCCACGTTCTGCGTGCAGGGGCAGTGGAAGGGACTGCCGGTGGAGGAGGTGATCCTGCCGACGATGACCTTCGTCTCGTTCCGTGGCGTGAAGATCGGCCTGCCGCTGGAGAAGGCACGTCCCATCGTCCGCCAGCGCTTCGGGCAGGAATTTCCGGGCGGCGCGTCTTACGAGCAGGGCCGCGAACCGAAGCTGATGGCCGATCCTGAAGATGCGCAGCGTTCGTGGCTGCTGTGCAGCACCCCGGAACTGGGCCACGACGTGGACAGCGAGGGGAGCATCAGCTATTCCGGCATGAACCTGCCCTACGACCACGACGGTTGCAGCTACCGCTACAGCCCGGTCGACTTCTGCGATGCGCGGCACCGGGCCGCCATTGAAGAAGCTCTCCAGCATCAGAAGCCCAATTTCAACCAGCACTATCTGCTGGTACAGGTCGATGATCGTCCCGAGTACTTCCAGCGCACGCTGGTGCTGGTCGACACCCGCACCGGACGCGCCACGCCATTGCCGATCGATGCCTTCACCGGCCCGGCGGGGAAGGGCGGAGACGCCACCGGCTACGGGACCTTGGAAACGGGTGTGGACCAGCAACAGTTCTGCCTTGATGGTGCGTTGCTGGTCTACCGCGTGTTCGAGGAAGGACGCTTCTGCTTCGGCTTTGACGGTGAGCGATTCACCGGCCATGAAACCCAGTACATGCAGGCGACGGACAGCCGATGACCGGTATTTCACCCCGGCCGTGACATCCTCCCCGAACCTGCGCAACCGGGATCGAGGCTGTTGAAGGCGAACACGCAATGACTGCCGAGCGGCAGCGCTCGATGTGGGTGGCCGGCCTGTCCACGGTGGTGGAGTGGTACGACTTCACCTTGTACCTGTACTTCGCCACGGTGCTGTCGCGGGTGTTCTTCGGTGGTGGCGAGCAGGCGCTGCTGGTCACCCTGGCCGGCTTTGCGGTGTCCTACCTGATGCGCCCGCTGGGCGCACTGTGCTTCGGCCACCTGGGGGACCGGCTGGGCCGGCGCTGGATGCTGCTGGCATCGATGGCCCTGATGGCAGCGGCGATGCTGGCCACCGCGCTGCTGCCGACTGCGGCCACGGCGGGCACTACGGCGGGCGTGCTGCTGCTGGTACTGCGCTGCGTGATGGCATTTTCGGTGGGCGGTGAGTACACCGGCGTGGTGGCGTACCTGCTGGAAAGCGCACCAGCACGGCGACGCGGCCTGGTGACCTCGCTGGCATCGGCGGCCAGCGAGGTGGGCGCGCTGCTGGCGGTGGCGATCTCGGCGCTTACGGTTGCGCTGCTGCCCACCGCGCAGTTGGACAGCTGGGGCTGGCGCATTCCGTTCTTCTTCGGTGCCGCGCTGGCACTGGTGATCCTGGTCGCGCGCTCGGGCATGCACGAATCGCCGGAGTTCGAACGCCAGCGTCGCGAGGGCAGTATTCCGGCTACGCCGCTTCGCCACGTATTGCGTAACCACCCGCTGGCGGTAGCGCGCACGTTTGCGATTTCGGCGCTGGGGTCGATCACTTACTACGTCGGCATCACCTATGTGCCGGCATTCCTGCATGCGCAGGGTCATGACGAAGGTGATGCACTGTGGCTGTCGACGATTGCGGCAGTGGCGGTCATTGCGATCACGCCGCTGTGCGGCGCATTGTCCGACCGCGTCGGACGACGGCCGATGCTGTTGGGCCTGACCGTGCTGGCGGCGCTGCTGCCACTGTCCCTGTTCGCGTGGATGGCACAGGCGACGGCGCTGGGCATCGCGCTGGCGGCGGTGCTGCTGGCCTGTGTAGCCGGTGGAGTGAGCGCGGTGGCGGCCCCGGCTACGGCCGAGCAGTTCCCGGGCGAGGGCCGGGTCAGCGGGTTGGCACTGGGGGTGACCATGGCCACCGCCTTCTTCGGCGGGGCAACGCCATGGCTGGCGCAATGGTGGGTGGAGCGCAGCGGCTGGGCAGCGGCGCCGGGCGCGATGATCGCGCTGGTGGCGGTGCTGGTGCTGCCGGTGCTGTGGACCCTGCCCGAGACGGTCCCGGGCAGGGCCAAGCGCTAGCGGGTCAGACCTTCAGGGTCTGCTCGATGTCGGCCAGTACCGCGGCCGCATCCACGCCGATGGCAATCGACTGCACCACGTGGCCATCCCACACGCTGGGACCGAACGCCAGGCCTTCCGGCTTGGGAATGGTCATGCCGCGGGCGACACCGTCGGTGGCCACGCGCACGCTGGCGCGCTCGAACTGGAACAGCTCCGGGCGGGTCAGCGCGATGCACGCGCAGCAGTCGTGCACGACCATGCCCTTGTGGCCGGCCTGCAGGTAGAAGTCTACGTAGTCCTGCGACAGCGCACGGACCAGCTCGGCGTCGGCACCGCCGATGGCCGCCAGCGTGTCCAGGCCGTCACGGTCCATTTCCACGCGGGTGGTCACGTCCAGACCGATCGCGGTGACCGGCCAGCTGGCGGTGAACACCACGTCGGCGGCTTCGGCATCGCCCCAGATGTTGGCCTCGGCGGCCGGGGTGATGTTGCCGTTGACGTGGAAAGCGCCACCCATGATCACCACGCCGCGCACCAGGCCGGCGATGTCCGGGGCCTGCTGCAGGGCCAGGGCCAGGTTGGTCATGCGGCCGACCGCGACCAGGGTCACCTCGCCCGGATGGGCGCGGACCAGGTCGATGATCAGCTGATGGGCCGGGCGCGCATCGGCGGCTACGTCCAGGCTGGCCGGCACCGGGTGGTTGCCCAGGCCGTTTTGGCCATGGATGTGCACCGGCCAGGCTTCCGGGGTGGCTTCCGGCTGCAGCGGGCCACCGGCACCGCGCGCGACCGGAGCGGCAAAGCCCCAGGCCTGCTTCAGGTACA includes the following:
- a CDS encoding DoxX family protein; the encoded protein is MISTASSVYTPRLDAVGRWLSPLALRTLLAWEFFESGREKLGGQNWFADLEGRFPFPFSTLPASLNWQLATWLELVGAVMLLLGLATRSVAYVFWVLTVVAIAAVHWPDQWNGLGELWQGYAITDQGYGNFKLPLLFLAMLLPLILNGGGALSVDRLLAGSQHAPVGNDGLGWGVALIALLLPVAALLPGIGFGGALLGGVLLVGYVLRRRRNA
- a CDS encoding alpha/beta hydrolase, with product MIRTTLLAAALALAGAAAPAFAAQVDAGAPPTIILVHGAFADGSSWSKVISTLHDWKLPAVAVQNPLTSLADDVAATRRAIAAAPGKVVLVGHSWGGTVITEAGDDPKVQALVYVAAFAPDAGQSSAQQGEGFPVGPGLARLQERDGYLTLPADAIAQDFAPDVMKKSAALLYSTQVPLKASALGEVVNVAAWRSKPSWYVLSRDDRMLSPQLQAATARRIGAQLQSIGSSHVSLLSHPAQVADSILEAAGVKPAELPLAEQGG
- a CDS encoding redoxin family protein, producing MAALRGYALPLLLGLLGGAALLPAWPSAEAGAQPLDAAPKAGFGDGGPWHNSPPMTLKQLQGQVVLVEFWTYTCSNCLNVAPYVHQWHARYASQGLRVIGVHTPEFAYEGLPGNVRKAIARLDITWPVVQDNQYRIWNAWGNRFWPALYLLDRQGRVVYRHYGEGDYARTESEIQRQLASP
- a CDS encoding response regulator transcription factor; protein product: MNPVPHILVVDDDSDIRQMLADYLQRNGLRVSQADGGRAMRALMDTHAVDLVVLDVMMPGEDGLSLCRNLRAGKHRAVPVVLLTARDDETDRIIGLEMGADDYVTKPFSSRELLARINAVIRRTRMLPPNLQVSEAGRQLAFGAWRLDTTARHLLDAQDTAYPLSGAEFRLLRVFLDHANRVLSRDQLLSLTQGRDAELFDRSIDLLVSRVRQRLGDDAREPTYIKTVRSEGYVFSVPVQLLGPDE
- a CDS encoding HAMP domain-containing sensor histidine kinase, whose amino-acid sequence is MNTTARRPRWPRTLSARLLLVLLGGLALAHALSFGLLFFERYQSTRSMMLRNLDEDVAVSVALLEHLPVAQREAWVPRLERRTYRYLLRPASAGPGLQTDRARQVTAIIDDSLQHRYPLQARQVARLPERFEVELRLHDGTPLTIEVTPSGLPLARWLPAVLLVQLALLLVCAWLAVRLAMRPLQQLSHAVEHLQPGKDGPALPEDGPAEVGGAAAALNALQARIRGHVSERLQILAAISHDLQTPITRMKLRVETLPEDSTQQRLLADLDHLGQLVREGVAYARSSHVASGAPVSMDLGAFLASVVGDYEDMGKPVSGGAPAGLVVQTWPQPLRRVVGNLVDNALRYAGAAEIEAGRDEAGRVWIGISDRGPGIPEGQLQAVLAPFHRLESSRNRDTGGTGLGLAIAVQLAQSLGGSLRLHNREGGGLRAELQLPG
- a CDS encoding MFS transporter, with translation MTAERQRSMWVAGLSTVVEWYDFTLYLYFATVLSRVFFGGGEQALLVTLAGFAVSYLMRPLGALCFGHLGDRLGRRWMLLASMALMAAAMLATALLPTAATAGTTAGVLLLVLRCVMAFSVGGEYTGVVAYLLESAPARRRGLVTSLASAASEVGALLAVAISALTVALLPTAQLDSWGWRIPFFFGAALALVILVARSGMHESPEFERQRREGSIPATPLRHVLRNHPLAVARTFAISALGSITYYVGITYVPAFLHAQGHDEGDALWLSTIAAVAVIAITPLCGALSDRVGRRPMLLGLTVLAALLPLSLFAWMAQATALGIALAAVLLACVAGGVSAVAAPATAEQFPGEGRVSGLALGVTMATAFFGGATPWLAQWWVERSGWAAAPGAMIALVAVLVLPVLWTLPETVPGRAKR
- a CDS encoding nucleoside hydrolase, with product MLKVIFDTDPGVDDALALLYLHKHAQIDLIGVTTTFGNASVESTTHNALYLKQAWGFAAPVARGAGGPLQPEATPEAWPVHIHGQNGLGNHPVPASLDVAADARPAHQLIIDLVRAHPGEVTLVAVGRMTNLALALQQAPDIAGLVRGVVIMGGAFHVNGNITPAAEANIWGDAEAADVVFTASWPVTAIGLDVTTRVEMDRDGLDTLAAIGGADAELVRALSQDYVDFYLQAGHKGMVVHDCCACIALTRPELFQFERASVRVATDGVARGMTIPKPEGLAFGPSVWDGHVVQSIAIGVDAAAVLADIEQTLKV